The segment gagaacattaaataaaatataataaagtacatatataatattaaacacataatatacacaatatcgctactggGAATTCACTCTGGGAACATACaaatatgtcgatagtgtcggagacaggATTCAGTAATCGCAACGTCTTTGATAACggggatctgtgcaacagactgTTCCTTGCCCTTGGTATCGCAAATAACCTAGGCCTTCGCTGTCGTACATATCCCATTGGTACAAAGAAACCCAGTTCTTGTAGTACACTTGGGTTGCACAGTGCACACTACACCTCTCAAGAATTTCAGTACGTAGTGGGCCAACTGTACGGAGTAGAAATGGCAGAACGTCCTGAATAAACTTAAACGCTGACCAGCAATACAGCATTGTTAAATGTGTggaattttttcaaaatattatatgttgacttttaaatattattgtgatGAGTGTAGAGGATAAATTTGCAATCCTGATTGAAGGACACTATCCCTATTGTTGCTAGTAGTAATAAAAGCTGAAAAGCTCCtgcaaaatgtaattaataatagattaAACACTCCCACAGTTATGAGTAGCCATTATTGCAGCAATATGTTGCATAATAACAAGATTTTATTATGAGCTACCGGGGACACGTtacaaaacaacaaaaaagtaaGGGTATAGTGTAGTGACTCCAGTGGCAAGAAACAAATAGATACAATACTCTGAGTTGTGCCAAGTGTTGTGGCGTGTTCCTGTTTTAAGCCAACATTAATATAggcattttaataatagccttgtattttaatttaaaaaatgtatttcctATTAGGTATAGGCGCAGAAGGGTTAGGCGAAGAAAACCGCGTGCGTCGATTGCGACGGCAAGTGGACGCTCTTGGTGTGAGAGAAGCGCGGGTGTGTCGAGCGTTGGCAGTGGCCGACCACGCCCTCAACCGTCTATCGGAGGAGCATGGCCAAAGGGCGTATATAACGTACGCGGACCTCCGCTCTATACGCGAGTTTAAGAATCAAACCGTTATACCTATAAAGGCGCCGGCGGATAGCAAGCTTAATGTGAGTTTATTTATCCTcaaatatgatttatattttaatacataaaatggCTAAACATTGTGAAAGTGGAAAATTTGAAGTAACTTAGATCATAAAAGCAGTAAGTGCTTAAGTTGGAATAATTACTTGCTTTATCATTAATAATGACATATTATCGTTATTTAGAGTGGGTATGGCACTTTAGGGAGTTGTACTTTAATACAAGTGTCTTGATTGAGACATTTGATGATtcaataaatttcttaaattataaaagcaaTAACATTTCTAAAACATGCCATAAATCTTCTAATATGATTTTGGTATCAGATTTATATTACTACCTATAGAATATTATCTCTATAAATAGACTGTCATGCATACTAGATTTTAGAGAAAAGACTAGCGATTTggataaagttaaaattatatttcccAAAAAGGTATAAAAGGTAGATCTACTTTCTGTAAAGTGTCAAATCGCTGTAGAAAGCATGATTACTGCCTTAAATTGATTATCATGTCAGTTAtcaaatatgcattaaaattaatgatgatTACATATTATGATACATACGAATAAAGCGGTGTTGCGTTAAAACCCAATAAAGATTAgagtttttactttaaacaatGTTGCATCATCTTAAATCATCTTACCCTAAGATGATTTGAGATGATAAACAGAGATGATAACTGGGGGTAGATCTAAAAAATTAATCcggtaagggagcgttcaagtattacgtcacgcaatttttggagattattgacgtTCGACGCGccataacgtttttctgtactcaactatagtaaaacgtttcgtgaccacctagtgactgaAGTGACTGAAGtgaagtactggaaagtcgataataatattaacaataacgcgtgattcaatccccgccccgcatcgtaacgtatTACAAAAAGAGTTTGAGAGAGGGCGGCCCCCCCCAAaatcgttacgtaatacttgaacgctccctaaacaGAAAATGCCTTTTATCTTACATGccctgtttttttattaaccaaTAAAGTTGGCTAAATGAGTTATAGTATTACCATTATAGTattaacattaacataatttcAGGTCCCTCATCCGGATGAGGAGAATGGCTACTCCATCCACCTGAAGTCCTATTCTGGAGAGATTGAGGTGTACCTCTGTTCCAAGGAGCGGTCTTCATCGTCATCCCCGGGTGAGTTTAGTAACAAGTTACTGTTATTGTTAGTTTCAGAGTActgaaaatagaaaataaattttattgccTTGCCTTAACAGAGAAAAAATCTAGAAACGACTGCGCATCTTGGGCAGTAAAATCAGTAGTTATTGATACTGGTTGTTAGAAGTCGGTCTACTGtactattaaatacattttacagAATTAGGCCTTGCCGATGAATCTGAAAAAATATGCTACTATGGAGGCAGCTCAGTTATGTTGGAAAAAAAGAATTAGTAGAACTCTCTAGTTATGagatgagcagtgttggcctagtggcttcagcgtgcgactctcatacctgaggtcgtaggttcgatccccggctgtgcaccaatggactttctttctatgtgcgcatttaacatttgctcgaacggtgaaggaaaacatcgtgaagaaaccgacatgtctaacAAAAAGTCGTCGGCGTGtgtggaggctgatcacctacttgcctattagattcaaaaaatgatcatgaaacagattcagaaatctgaggccaagacctaaagaggttgtagggccactgatttatttttatagaactctCTAGGTATATATATTCTGTTGGTACatagattattaataaattatttttgacaacAGTAATACTACCAGCGGACCCGTTACTTGAGGATAACAAGGCGTTACTCGCGCCCCTCGTCGCCCAAATGCAAGCGATGCCTTCAAGCTCTATAAGCGCTAGTTTTACGTAAgtatattcataaatatttcacaattttagttataatttaatatatatgtagtaaattattgatttaaaataaatgtatgtttttgtaacaAAGCAGccattgtataataaatgttaatctttatttattaatggaCTACACTTTATCGTTACGGTTACCCAATCCAATACcaatgaaaatgaaatgaaatgtataaaataataataataataatatttagttattcaTCTATCAATACGCAAAACTTAAATACCTATAATTACAATGCTTAATTAATAAGACAGTGAATAAGTTTTGCCACATTAATTGGCAAACTAATCACTAATTGATTAGTCACAAAGATTTCTAGATTTAGACATACtatatgtaaatgtaaaatttaacttagttttaaattaaattaataaaaatcttatctaGAATGCATAGACTGTATATCGTGGAattaaaacgattttttttattatagctaatattaataaaaacttcataGTAATGGGGTCTTTGTATTATTTGAGGTTCTACTGTCCAGATCACATAATTTAGGAAATTATTAGTTTCTGCATGGTCAAGCCATTTTGTAATTTTGCTTTGGGTACTTTTGGTGATATTTACTATTGATCAAGGCTGACTCAAATTCGCCTAAGCTCTgctttaaaattgttatttttttagaactcCAATTAAGCGTGAGCCGGACAGCGACGATGATCAGGCGTGCATGTCCCGCAGCCTTCCCGTACAATCGCCCTGCGTCACGGATCCCACTCTCCCATTGCATTCGAGGGCGTATACGACGACTGTCGATCTGCCTGCTGATCGTGAGTATAATAAACTAGAAATATTAACAGTTTTGATACTTTAAATGCGTAGTTACAGGATTTGCACGTTTTTTCGTTATTTTAGAatcgtaattttttattataggaaTTAAAAgactaattaataactaaactagaattaataattatacattttaagaatttttttatttaaatctttgacggataaaaaacaaacataatttataacgtcagttttttttctttttttttattattattattatttttttttttattaatttaatttatcatatacATCTCAAATAGAAAGTAGTTGGtgtggtggaaacacaaactggacacagttattttaacattctattttacttaattaattagttttgaaaTGTACATTTTCTTATACCTAAAATATACCGAATAGGTTTGTAGCAGAAGAAACTGCATTGTTTAATGTATGTGTTAaccgaataaaaaaaaaacaaaaaagatatatgtataaatattgaagttaaaattaaactttagaAACATGACAGGCATTACCTAGTTTTCTTTAGAAAATTACGCAGAGTTAACTTACCGGCAAATAAACACGAATTTCCACTGACTTTAAGTGAATAATTGCAGATTCCGGAGCCCGAGGCAGATTGCGAAACGCTTTGATCTCAGACAGCGACTTCGCCCCTATGTTAGGTGGAGGACGGCAATTGCTTCACAATGAAGAGACGGGTAAGCTTAtccattttaattatgtaaaatataacgaCGGATGGTTCTAATAATCGATTCCATAATTCGGGTTCACCGGTGAAGGAATACACTCGCACCTAACAAAAccataatatgtttaataaaggAGCCTAGtgcttattttgtttattatatttcatttaattgtaaaCCTTTTAATActagtttatttaatagaatttgTTTGTggaaaaaagggtgcgtgtacttatgtacgcgcgtaagaagttttacttctttggcattattaaaaatagcaattaattacaattaaaaatcaaagactggaaaagaattcattatagtcaataaagttcagtttacatttgaaaaattaaatatttattatttattctcttacattaagtgtatcataaattctattattattcgaatgttttttttaaattatggccaatgccgtagcatctaccgtgggcaacttcattctgttaattttgtgtcacggtgcacgcgcatcgtaaaatttcactctcatcaatttttcataacgcgcctaaagaagtataacttcaaaaattgtacTCTGGAATTTCTTTGGAGTTTCCAATttggtttaatattatatcagGAACCTAAActatattctaattatttttttaatgtaaaattaagtCTTGTTTTTATGCAATTTGCTatgataaatgttatatagtatttttaattaccatgtgcattatacaaaaaattgtaataactcAGCTTTGAGGGTATTGGCTTTAGTAAAATAGCAGCTTTGGTGACCTATGGGTTAACCAGAGTTGCCATTTTCTACGGATTCTATGGTCGTATAGGTCACACATTAAACCTGGCATAGTAAAGGGCTTAAGCTAAGCTTAAAGGATGGAGGGCAGAAGAATGGTCGTTTCGTAGCTAGCACTCGGCCTGTGACTTGTGTTGCATTCACATCACAGTCAGAGTTCTAGCTACGCGGCGTCCGAAACGGCGAATTTTTCACATTCTCATCGTGTAAGTCCATTTTCTGCTTAATTGCGTGCGCACATcatcaaaattaaactaaaatttccTACAGTGGATTGGATATATCGATATCAGATATGCTAAAATATAACCTCTACATGTAATATTCGAATGATGAAATCGCCAATCAAACACTgtgttctaattttatatc is part of the Pieris napi chromosome 21, ilPieNapi1.2, whole genome shotgun sequence genome and harbors:
- the LOC125060148 gene encoding transcription factor E2F5, which translates into the protein MPRGVKRGQAEGEAEVVVRVGASPSQTTLLDDSPSQPISYHLLDHGYGATPQHQIRREAPSAPPKTSETVKRRLNLSESSSGSQGHVVPMKADFKTPKQKRVKVLTPYSRPSSSMKKYTERSRFDTSLGLLTKKFVALLKSSPNGVLDLNVAAEYLSVQKRRIYDITNVLEGIGILEKRSKNNIQWKCGIGAEGLGEENRVRRLRRQVDALGVREARVCRALAVADHALNRLSEEHGQRAYITYADLRSIREFKNQTVIPIKAPADSKLNVPHPDEENGYSIHLKSYSGEIEVYLCSKERSSSSSPVILPADPLLEDNKALLAPLVAQMQAMPSSSISASFTTPIKREPDSDDDQACMSRSLPVQSPCVTDPTLPLHSRAYTTTVDLPADHSGARGRLRNALISDSDFAPMLGGGRQLLHNEETEPMELEPFLALEPPMSATDYGFCLDHDEGLSELFDFEF